One Pseudopipra pipra isolate bDixPip1 chromosome 26, bDixPip1.hap1, whole genome shotgun sequence DNA window includes the following coding sequences:
- the ITGA2B gene encoding integrin alpha-IIb isoform X4: MRLLRVLLLLGGLRLPPTLGLLQEPPTEYTGPPGSYFGFALDFLMTEGRPSVAVGAPRANTSQPGVAQPGAVFLCSWPPDETPCRPLPIDTAGDETETQGTLEFHTYKSHQWLGASVTGWDGKLVACAPLQHWNAVDGPDEAFRTPTGTCFVATPGLRRVVWYSPCRDQSMASTYRQNNYEHDKRYCEIGFSAAVTPDGTLVLGAPGGYYFTGLLYSVEVNTILSRFHGTSLLWLGTPGRPTVPVSLEYEDGYRGYSVAVGEFDGDLRTKEYVVGVPNKRDTRGEVEIFTAGNTLRRLRGIDSEQVASYFGHTVAVADVNGDGRDDLLVGAPLYMARRPDGQRSELGRLYLYLGGGHQLLPRPPQTLTGTHPYGRFAAAIASLGDLDKDGFGDVAVGAPQGGDDGRGQVFIFRGQSEGLEPVPTQRLDSPFPGPAAFGFALRGGTDLDGNGYPDLLVGAYGAAKVAVYRGQPVVVAHTQLSVPDGLNPEILDCVLPDSGIRVSCFHVVFCVSVTGQHIPSAIHLEAELQLDRLKPRLSRRVLLLQGHQSSWREELVVTPGTRPQCRNLTAYLRDEAEFKDKLSPVALSVALALPGEAPGLVLYGNTLVQAQTHIVLEDCGEDNLCIPDLHLAADTPSQCLLIGAEAALRLRAHASNAGEGAFEAELRVQLPPGTHYQAARSTIPGQEKLSCNPKKENGTHVVLCELGNPMKAGARITVDMELSVSGLEDMGDAITFQLQLRSKNSPSSTNASVTVTVPVEAQAEMELRGNSLPDTTVLPTSWQGVEGSRRLEDHGIKVEHVYELHNKGPSTVSGVSLRLAVPHQLGGHILLYLLELGTEGGMNCTHHPDLNPAQLEIARPTGAAPGNGTRQRERREAEEPPGLGLGEPVPVDCDNATCVDITCHVPSLGKDQRALVSVHALLWMDTMQQREHLLSQFLIQSQAWFSTSAMPYRVQPSFLPAGNATAVTRVVRASPGGKGAVPVWGVVLGVLAGLLLLTLLSLFMWKMGFFKRTRPPTEGDTQEPSQAQEPGGAQG; the protein is encoded by the exons ATGAGGCTGCTAcgggtgctgctgctcctcggGGGGCTGCGCCTGCCCCCCAccctggggcttctccaggaaCCCCCCACCGAGTACACGGGACCCCCCGGCAGCTATTTCGGCTTCGCCCTGGATTTCCTCATGACAGAGGGCAG GCCCAGCGTGGCCGTGGGGGCCCCCCGTGCCAACACCTCCCAGCCCGGCGTGGCTCAGCCCGGCGCCgtcttcctctgctcctggcccccCGACGAGACCCCCTGCCGCCCCCTCCCCATCGACACCGCGG GGGACGAGACCGAGACCCAGGGCACCCTGGAATTCCACACCTACAAGTCGCACCAGTGGCTGGGCGCGTCCGTCACCGGCTGGGACGGCAAACTGGTG gcctGCGCCCCGCTGCAGCACTGGAACGCGGTGGACGGGCCGGACGAGGCGTTCCGGACCCCGACGGGCACCTGCTTCGTGGCGACCCCGGGGCTGCGGCGCGTGGTCTGGTACTCGCCCTGCCGGGACCAGTCGATGGCCAGCACCTACCGCCAGAACAACTACG AGCACGACAAGCGCTACTGCGAGATCGGCTTCAGCGCCGCCGTCACCCCG GACGGCACGCTGGTGCTGGGTGCCCCCGGCGGGTATTACTTCACGG GGCTCCTGTACTCCGTGGAGGTGAACACCATCCTCAGCCGCTTCCACGGCACGTCCCTGCTCTGGCTGGGGACCCCGGGGCGCCCCACGGTGCCCGTGTCCCTGGAATACGAGGACGGGTACCGGG ggtACTCGGTGGCTGTGGGCGAGTTCGATGGCGACCTCAGAACCAAAG AGTACGTTGTGGGGGTCCCCAACAAGAGAGACACGAGGGGTGAG gtggagaTCTTCACTGCGGGGAACACCCTGCGCCGGCTGCGGGGCATCGACAGCGAGCAG GTGGCATCGTACTTCGGGCACACGGTGGCCGTGGCCGACGTCAATGGGGACGG GCGGGACGACCTGTTGGTGGGTGCCCCCCTGTACATGGCCCGGCGCCCCGACGGGCAGCGCAGCGAACTGGGGCGGCTCTACCTCTACCTGGGCGGGGGGCACCAGCtcctcccccggcccccccagACCCTGACGGGCACCCACCCCTACGGCCGCTTCGCCGCCGCCATCGCCAGCCTGGGGGACCTGGACAAGGACGGCTTCGGCG acGTGGCCGTGGGTGCCCCGCAGGGGGGTGACGATGGCAGAGGGCAGGTCTTCATCTTCCGCGGGCAGAGTGAGGGGCTGGAGCCGGTGCCCACCCAGCGCCTCGACAGCCCCttccccggccccgccgccttCGGCTTCGCCCTGCGAGGGGGCACCGACCTGGACGGCAACGGCTACCCGG ATCTGCTGGTCGGGGCTTACGGGGCGGCCAAGGTGGCCGTGTACCG gggaCAGCCCGTGGTGGTGGCCCACACCCAGCTGAGTGTCCCCGATGGGCTGAACCCCGAGATCCTGGACTGTGTCCTGCCCGACTCCGGTATCCGTGTCAGCTG CTTCCacgtggtgttttgtgtcagCGTGACGGGCCAGCACATCCCCTCGGCCATCC ACCTGgaggctgagctgcagctggaccGGCTGaagccccggctgtcccggagggtcctgctcctgcagggacaccAGTCGTCCTGGCGAGAGGAGCTGGTGGTGACACCGGGGACACGCCCCCAGTGCCGCAACCTCACCGCCTACCTGCGG GACGAAGCCGAGTTCAAGGACAAGCTGAGCCCGGTGGCCCTGAGCGtggccctggcactgcccggGGAGGCCCCGGGGCTGGTGCTCTATGGGAACACCCTGGTGCAGGCACAG ACCCACATCGTCCTGGAGGACTGTGGCGAGGACAATCTCTGCATCCCTGACCTCCACCTGGCTGCTGACAC ccccagccagtgCCTGCTGATCGGGGCGGAGGCCGCGCTGCGCCTGCGTGCCCACGCCTCCAACGCGGGCGAAGGCGCCTTCGAGGCCGAGCTGAGGGTGCAGCTGCCCCCTGGCACCCACTACCAGGCAGCCCGGAGCACCATCCCG GGGCAGGAGAAGCTGAGCTGCAACCCCAAGAAGGAGAACGGGACCCACGTGGTGCTCTGCGAGCTGGGCAACCCCATGAAAGCAGGGGCCCGG ATCACTGTGGACATGGAGCTGAGCGTGTCCGGGCTGGAGGACATGGGGGATGCCATCAccttccagctccagctgcgGAG CaagaacagccccagctccacgAACGCGTCGGTGACAGTGACAGTGCCCGTGGAGGCTCAGGCAGAGATGGAGCTGCGAGG CAACTCCCTGCCAGACACGACGGTGCTGCCCACGagctggcagggggtggagggCAGCCGGCGGCTCGAGGACCACGGCATCAAGGTGGAGCACGTTTATGAG CTCCACAACAAGGGTCCCAGCACCGTCAGCGGGGTCTCCCTGCGCCTCGCTGTCCCCCACCAGCTGGGCGGCCACATCCTTCTCtacctgctggagctgggcaccGAGGGGGGCATGAACTGTACCCACCACCCCGACCTCAACCCCGCCCAG CTGGAGATCGCCCGTCCCACGGGAGCAGCGCCCGGGAACGGCACCCGCCAGCGGGAGCGCCGGGAGGCGGAGgagcccccggggctggggctgggggagcctgTCCCCGTG GACTGTGACAATGCCACGTGCGTGGACATCACCTGCCACGTGCCCAGCCTGGGCAAGGACCAGCGGGCACTGGTCAGTGTCCACGCCCTGCTCTGGATGGACACCATGCAGCAG CGGGAGCACCTCCTGTCGCAGTTCCTCATCCAGTCCCAGGCGTGGTTCAGCACCTCGGCCATGCCCTACCGGGTCCAGCCCAGCTTCCTGCCCGCCGGCAACGCCACG GCTGTCACCCGGGTGGTTCGTGCCAGCCCCGGGGGCAAGGGGGCCGTGCCGGTGTGGGGGGTGGTGCTGGGGGTCCTGGCcgggctcctgctcctcaccctCCTCAGCCTCTTCATGTGGAAG ATGGGTTTCTTCAAGAGGACACGGCCGCCCACCGAGGGGGACACACAGGAGCCCAGCCAGGCCCAGGAGCCCGGGGGTGCCCAGGGCTAG
- the ITGA2B gene encoding integrin alpha-IIb isoform X3 produces the protein MRLLRVLLLLGGLRLPPTLGLLQEPPTEYTGPPGSYFGFALDFLMTEGRPSVAVGAPRANTSQPGVAQPGAVFLCSWPPDETPCRPLPIDTAGDETETQGTLEFHTYKSHQWLGASVTGWDGKLVACAPLQHWNAVDGPDEAFRTPTGTCFVATPGLRRVVWYSPCRDQSMASTYRQNNYEHDKRYCEIGFSAAVTPDGTLVLGAPGGYYFTGLLYSVEVNTILSRFHGTSLLWLGTPGRPTVPVSLEYEDGYRGYSVAVGEFDGDLRTKEYVVGVPNKRDTRGEVEIFTAGNTLRRLRGIDSEQVASYFGHTVAVADVNGDGRDDLLVGAPLYMARRPDGQRSELGRLYLYLGGGHQLLPRPPQTLTGTHPYGRFAAAIASLGDLDKDGFGDVAVGAPQGGDDGRGQVFIFRGQSEGLEPVPTQRLDSPFPGPAAFGFALRGGTDLDGNGYPDLLVGAYGAAKVAVYRGQPVVVAHTQLSVPDGLNPEILDCVLPDSGIRVSCFHVVFCVSVTGQHIPSAIHLEAELQLDRLKPRLSRRVLLLQGHQSSWREELVVTPGTRPQCRNLTAYLRDEAEFKDKLSPVALSVALALPGEAPGLVLYGNTLVQAQTHIVLEDCGEDNLCIPDLHLAADTPSQCLLIGAEAALRLRAHASNAGEGAFEAELRVQLPPGTHYQAARSTIPGQEKLSCNPKKENGTHVVLCELGNPMKAGARITVDMELSVSGLEDMGDAITFQLQLRSKNSPSSTNASVTVTVPVEAQAEMELRGNSLPDTTVLPTSWQGVEGSRRLEDHGIKVEHVYELHNKGPSTVSGVSLRLAVPHQLGGHILLYLLELGTEGGMNCTHHPDLNPAQLEIARPTGAAPGNGTRQRERREAEEPPGLGLGEPVPVDCDNATCVDITCHVPSLGKDQRALVSVHALLWMDTMQQREHLLSQFLIQSQAWFSTSAMPYRVQPSFLPAGNATVGLLGTLGNGDRLWWQQCHPAVPPQAVTRVVRASPGGKGAVPVWGVVLGVLAGLLLLTLLSLFMWKMGFFKRTRPPTEGDTQEPSQAQEPGGAQG, from the exons ATGAGGCTGCTAcgggtgctgctgctcctcggGGGGCTGCGCCTGCCCCCCAccctggggcttctccaggaaCCCCCCACCGAGTACACGGGACCCCCCGGCAGCTATTTCGGCTTCGCCCTGGATTTCCTCATGACAGAGGGCAG GCCCAGCGTGGCCGTGGGGGCCCCCCGTGCCAACACCTCCCAGCCCGGCGTGGCTCAGCCCGGCGCCgtcttcctctgctcctggcccccCGACGAGACCCCCTGCCGCCCCCTCCCCATCGACACCGCGG GGGACGAGACCGAGACCCAGGGCACCCTGGAATTCCACACCTACAAGTCGCACCAGTGGCTGGGCGCGTCCGTCACCGGCTGGGACGGCAAACTGGTG gcctGCGCCCCGCTGCAGCACTGGAACGCGGTGGACGGGCCGGACGAGGCGTTCCGGACCCCGACGGGCACCTGCTTCGTGGCGACCCCGGGGCTGCGGCGCGTGGTCTGGTACTCGCCCTGCCGGGACCAGTCGATGGCCAGCACCTACCGCCAGAACAACTACG AGCACGACAAGCGCTACTGCGAGATCGGCTTCAGCGCCGCCGTCACCCCG GACGGCACGCTGGTGCTGGGTGCCCCCGGCGGGTATTACTTCACGG GGCTCCTGTACTCCGTGGAGGTGAACACCATCCTCAGCCGCTTCCACGGCACGTCCCTGCTCTGGCTGGGGACCCCGGGGCGCCCCACGGTGCCCGTGTCCCTGGAATACGAGGACGGGTACCGGG ggtACTCGGTGGCTGTGGGCGAGTTCGATGGCGACCTCAGAACCAAAG AGTACGTTGTGGGGGTCCCCAACAAGAGAGACACGAGGGGTGAG gtggagaTCTTCACTGCGGGGAACACCCTGCGCCGGCTGCGGGGCATCGACAGCGAGCAG GTGGCATCGTACTTCGGGCACACGGTGGCCGTGGCCGACGTCAATGGGGACGG GCGGGACGACCTGTTGGTGGGTGCCCCCCTGTACATGGCCCGGCGCCCCGACGGGCAGCGCAGCGAACTGGGGCGGCTCTACCTCTACCTGGGCGGGGGGCACCAGCtcctcccccggcccccccagACCCTGACGGGCACCCACCCCTACGGCCGCTTCGCCGCCGCCATCGCCAGCCTGGGGGACCTGGACAAGGACGGCTTCGGCG acGTGGCCGTGGGTGCCCCGCAGGGGGGTGACGATGGCAGAGGGCAGGTCTTCATCTTCCGCGGGCAGAGTGAGGGGCTGGAGCCGGTGCCCACCCAGCGCCTCGACAGCCCCttccccggccccgccgccttCGGCTTCGCCCTGCGAGGGGGCACCGACCTGGACGGCAACGGCTACCCGG ATCTGCTGGTCGGGGCTTACGGGGCGGCCAAGGTGGCCGTGTACCG gggaCAGCCCGTGGTGGTGGCCCACACCCAGCTGAGTGTCCCCGATGGGCTGAACCCCGAGATCCTGGACTGTGTCCTGCCCGACTCCGGTATCCGTGTCAGCTG CTTCCacgtggtgttttgtgtcagCGTGACGGGCCAGCACATCCCCTCGGCCATCC ACCTGgaggctgagctgcagctggaccGGCTGaagccccggctgtcccggagggtcctgctcctgcagggacaccAGTCGTCCTGGCGAGAGGAGCTGGTGGTGACACCGGGGACACGCCCCCAGTGCCGCAACCTCACCGCCTACCTGCGG GACGAAGCCGAGTTCAAGGACAAGCTGAGCCCGGTGGCCCTGAGCGtggccctggcactgcccggGGAGGCCCCGGGGCTGGTGCTCTATGGGAACACCCTGGTGCAGGCACAG ACCCACATCGTCCTGGAGGACTGTGGCGAGGACAATCTCTGCATCCCTGACCTCCACCTGGCTGCTGACAC ccccagccagtgCCTGCTGATCGGGGCGGAGGCCGCGCTGCGCCTGCGTGCCCACGCCTCCAACGCGGGCGAAGGCGCCTTCGAGGCCGAGCTGAGGGTGCAGCTGCCCCCTGGCACCCACTACCAGGCAGCCCGGAGCACCATCCCG GGGCAGGAGAAGCTGAGCTGCAACCCCAAGAAGGAGAACGGGACCCACGTGGTGCTCTGCGAGCTGGGCAACCCCATGAAAGCAGGGGCCCGG ATCACTGTGGACATGGAGCTGAGCGTGTCCGGGCTGGAGGACATGGGGGATGCCATCAccttccagctccagctgcgGAG CaagaacagccccagctccacgAACGCGTCGGTGACAGTGACAGTGCCCGTGGAGGCTCAGGCAGAGATGGAGCTGCGAGG CAACTCCCTGCCAGACACGACGGTGCTGCCCACGagctggcagggggtggagggCAGCCGGCGGCTCGAGGACCACGGCATCAAGGTGGAGCACGTTTATGAG CTCCACAACAAGGGTCCCAGCACCGTCAGCGGGGTCTCCCTGCGCCTCGCTGTCCCCCACCAGCTGGGCGGCCACATCCTTCTCtacctgctggagctgggcaccGAGGGGGGCATGAACTGTACCCACCACCCCGACCTCAACCCCGCCCAG CTGGAGATCGCCCGTCCCACGGGAGCAGCGCCCGGGAACGGCACCCGCCAGCGGGAGCGCCGGGAGGCGGAGgagcccccggggctggggctgggggagcctgTCCCCGTG GACTGTGACAATGCCACGTGCGTGGACATCACCTGCCACGTGCCCAGCCTGGGCAAGGACCAGCGGGCACTGGTCAGTGTCCACGCCCTGCTCTGGATGGACACCATGCAGCAG CGGGAGCACCTCCTGTCGCAGTTCCTCATCCAGTCCCAGGCGTGGTTCAGCACCTCGGCCATGCCCTACCGGGTCCAGCCCAGCTTCCTGCCCGCCGGCAACGCCACGGTAGGGCtgttggggacactgggaaatGGGGACAGGTTGTGGTGGCAGCAGTGTCACCCAGCCGTCCCTCCGCAGGCTGTCACCCGGGTGGTTCGTGCCAGCCCCGGGGGCAAGGGGGCCGTGCCGGTGTGGGGGGTGGTGCTGGGGGTCCTGGCcgggctcctgctcctcaccctCCTCAGCCTCTTCATGTGGAAG ATGGGTTTCTTCAAGAGGACACGGCCGCCCACCGAGGGGGACACACAGGAGCCCAGCCAGGCCCAGGAGCCCGGGGGTGCCCAGGGCTAG
- the ITGA2B gene encoding integrin alpha-IIb isoform X1, with protein sequence MRLLRVLLLLGGLRLPPTLGLLQEPPTEYTGPPGSYFGFALDFLMTEGRPSVAVGAPRANTSQPGVAQPGAVFLCSWPPDETPCRPLPIDTAGDETETQGTLEFHTYKSHQWLGASVTGWDGKLVVGAAGGGWFGHPWVVTAGWAPTLCHPPAQACAPLQHWNAVDGPDEAFRTPTGTCFVATPGLRRVVWYSPCRDQSMASTYRQNNYEHDKRYCEIGFSAAVTPDGTLVLGAPGGYYFTGLLYSVEVNTILSRFHGTSLLWLGTPGRPTVPVSLEYEDGYRGYSVAVGEFDGDLRTKEYVVGVPNKRDTRGEVEIFTAGNTLRRLRGIDSEQVASYFGHTVAVADVNGDGRDDLLVGAPLYMARRPDGQRSELGRLYLYLGGGHQLLPRPPQTLTGTHPYGRFAAAIASLGDLDKDGFGDVAVGAPQGGDDGRGQVFIFRGQSEGLEPVPTQRLDSPFPGPAAFGFALRGGTDLDGNGYPDLLVGAYGAAKVAVYRGQPVVVAHTQLSVPDGLNPEILDCVLPDSGIRVSCFHVVFCVSVTGQHIPSAIHLEAELQLDRLKPRLSRRVLLLQGHQSSWREELVVTPGTRPQCRNLTAYLRDEAEFKDKLSPVALSVALALPGEAPGLVLYGNTLVQAQTHIVLEDCGEDNLCIPDLHLAADTPSQCLLIGAEAALRLRAHASNAGEGAFEAELRVQLPPGTHYQAARSTIPGQEKLSCNPKKENGTHVVLCELGNPMKAGARITVDMELSVSGLEDMGDAITFQLQLRSKNSPSSTNASVTVTVPVEAQAEMELRGNSLPDTTVLPTSWQGVEGSRRLEDHGIKVEHVYELHNKGPSTVSGVSLRLAVPHQLGGHILLYLLELGTEGGMNCTHHPDLNPAQLEIARPTGAAPGNGTRQRERREAEEPPGLGLGEPVPVDCDNATCVDITCHVPSLGKDQRALVSVHALLWMDTMQQREHLLSQFLIQSQAWFSTSAMPYRVQPSFLPAGNATVGLLGTLGNGDRLWWQQCHPAVPPQAVTRVVRASPGGKGAVPVWGVVLGVLAGLLLLTLLSLFMWKMGFFKRTRPPTEGDTQEPSQAQEPGGAQG encoded by the exons ATGAGGCTGCTAcgggtgctgctgctcctcggGGGGCTGCGCCTGCCCCCCAccctggggcttctccaggaaCCCCCCACCGAGTACACGGGACCCCCCGGCAGCTATTTCGGCTTCGCCCTGGATTTCCTCATGACAGAGGGCAG GCCCAGCGTGGCCGTGGGGGCCCCCCGTGCCAACACCTCCCAGCCCGGCGTGGCTCAGCCCGGCGCCgtcttcctctgctcctggcccccCGACGAGACCCCCTGCCGCCCCCTCCCCATCGACACCGCGG GGGACGAGACCGAGACCCAGGGCACCCTGGAATTCCACACCTACAAGTCGCACCAGTGGCTGGGCGCGTCCGTCACCGGCTGGGACGGCAAACTGGTGGTGGGTGCAGCCGGCGGGGGGTGGTTTGGGCACCCGTGGGTGGTGACGGCGGGGTGGGCACCCACCCTGtgccatccccctgcccaggcctGCGCCCCGCTGCAGCACTGGAACGCGGTGGACGGGCCGGACGAGGCGTTCCGGACCCCGACGGGCACCTGCTTCGTGGCGACCCCGGGGCTGCGGCGCGTGGTCTGGTACTCGCCCTGCCGGGACCAGTCGATGGCCAGCACCTACCGCCAGAACAACTACG AGCACGACAAGCGCTACTGCGAGATCGGCTTCAGCGCCGCCGTCACCCCG GACGGCACGCTGGTGCTGGGTGCCCCCGGCGGGTATTACTTCACGG GGCTCCTGTACTCCGTGGAGGTGAACACCATCCTCAGCCGCTTCCACGGCACGTCCCTGCTCTGGCTGGGGACCCCGGGGCGCCCCACGGTGCCCGTGTCCCTGGAATACGAGGACGGGTACCGGG ggtACTCGGTGGCTGTGGGCGAGTTCGATGGCGACCTCAGAACCAAAG AGTACGTTGTGGGGGTCCCCAACAAGAGAGACACGAGGGGTGAG gtggagaTCTTCACTGCGGGGAACACCCTGCGCCGGCTGCGGGGCATCGACAGCGAGCAG GTGGCATCGTACTTCGGGCACACGGTGGCCGTGGCCGACGTCAATGGGGACGG GCGGGACGACCTGTTGGTGGGTGCCCCCCTGTACATGGCCCGGCGCCCCGACGGGCAGCGCAGCGAACTGGGGCGGCTCTACCTCTACCTGGGCGGGGGGCACCAGCtcctcccccggcccccccagACCCTGACGGGCACCCACCCCTACGGCCGCTTCGCCGCCGCCATCGCCAGCCTGGGGGACCTGGACAAGGACGGCTTCGGCG acGTGGCCGTGGGTGCCCCGCAGGGGGGTGACGATGGCAGAGGGCAGGTCTTCATCTTCCGCGGGCAGAGTGAGGGGCTGGAGCCGGTGCCCACCCAGCGCCTCGACAGCCCCttccccggccccgccgccttCGGCTTCGCCCTGCGAGGGGGCACCGACCTGGACGGCAACGGCTACCCGG ATCTGCTGGTCGGGGCTTACGGGGCGGCCAAGGTGGCCGTGTACCG gggaCAGCCCGTGGTGGTGGCCCACACCCAGCTGAGTGTCCCCGATGGGCTGAACCCCGAGATCCTGGACTGTGTCCTGCCCGACTCCGGTATCCGTGTCAGCTG CTTCCacgtggtgttttgtgtcagCGTGACGGGCCAGCACATCCCCTCGGCCATCC ACCTGgaggctgagctgcagctggaccGGCTGaagccccggctgtcccggagggtcctgctcctgcagggacaccAGTCGTCCTGGCGAGAGGAGCTGGTGGTGACACCGGGGACACGCCCCCAGTGCCGCAACCTCACCGCCTACCTGCGG GACGAAGCCGAGTTCAAGGACAAGCTGAGCCCGGTGGCCCTGAGCGtggccctggcactgcccggGGAGGCCCCGGGGCTGGTGCTCTATGGGAACACCCTGGTGCAGGCACAG ACCCACATCGTCCTGGAGGACTGTGGCGAGGACAATCTCTGCATCCCTGACCTCCACCTGGCTGCTGACAC ccccagccagtgCCTGCTGATCGGGGCGGAGGCCGCGCTGCGCCTGCGTGCCCACGCCTCCAACGCGGGCGAAGGCGCCTTCGAGGCCGAGCTGAGGGTGCAGCTGCCCCCTGGCACCCACTACCAGGCAGCCCGGAGCACCATCCCG GGGCAGGAGAAGCTGAGCTGCAACCCCAAGAAGGAGAACGGGACCCACGTGGTGCTCTGCGAGCTGGGCAACCCCATGAAAGCAGGGGCCCGG ATCACTGTGGACATGGAGCTGAGCGTGTCCGGGCTGGAGGACATGGGGGATGCCATCAccttccagctccagctgcgGAG CaagaacagccccagctccacgAACGCGTCGGTGACAGTGACAGTGCCCGTGGAGGCTCAGGCAGAGATGGAGCTGCGAGG CAACTCCCTGCCAGACACGACGGTGCTGCCCACGagctggcagggggtggagggCAGCCGGCGGCTCGAGGACCACGGCATCAAGGTGGAGCACGTTTATGAG CTCCACAACAAGGGTCCCAGCACCGTCAGCGGGGTCTCCCTGCGCCTCGCTGTCCCCCACCAGCTGGGCGGCCACATCCTTCTCtacctgctggagctgggcaccGAGGGGGGCATGAACTGTACCCACCACCCCGACCTCAACCCCGCCCAG CTGGAGATCGCCCGTCCCACGGGAGCAGCGCCCGGGAACGGCACCCGCCAGCGGGAGCGCCGGGAGGCGGAGgagcccccggggctggggctgggggagcctgTCCCCGTG GACTGTGACAATGCCACGTGCGTGGACATCACCTGCCACGTGCCCAGCCTGGGCAAGGACCAGCGGGCACTGGTCAGTGTCCACGCCCTGCTCTGGATGGACACCATGCAGCAG CGGGAGCACCTCCTGTCGCAGTTCCTCATCCAGTCCCAGGCGTGGTTCAGCACCTCGGCCATGCCCTACCGGGTCCAGCCCAGCTTCCTGCCCGCCGGCAACGCCACGGTAGGGCtgttggggacactgggaaatGGGGACAGGTTGTGGTGGCAGCAGTGTCACCCAGCCGTCCCTCCGCAGGCTGTCACCCGGGTGGTTCGTGCCAGCCCCGGGGGCAAGGGGGCCGTGCCGGTGTGGGGGGTGGTGCTGGGGGTCCTGGCcgggctcctgctcctcaccctCCTCAGCCTCTTCATGTGGAAG ATGGGTTTCTTCAAGAGGACACGGCCGCCCACCGAGGGGGACACACAGGAGCCCAGCCAGGCCCAGGAGCCCGGGGGTGCCCAGGGCTAG